One region of Lampris incognitus isolate fLamInc1 chromosome 4, fLamInc1.hap2, whole genome shotgun sequence genomic DNA includes:
- the nucb2a gene encoding nucleobindin-2a, producing the protein MCWSQVFVTSCWLVLAIQLLCLEAVPISMDKTKVKEPEQKAEEPAASVDTGLHYDRYLREVIDFLEKDQHFREKLHNTDMEDIKQGKLAKELDFVSHHVRTKLDELKRQEVNRLRTLIKAKQDLEGGNDVAVDHQALLKQFEYLNHMNPHTFEVEDLDRLIKSATNDLENYDKERHEEFKRYEMMKEHDRREHLKTLDEEERRREEEHYEEMKKKHADHPKVNHPGSQNQLKEVWEEADGLDPEDFDPKTFFNLHDTNGDGFFDEQELEALFTKELEKIYDPTNEEDDMVEMEEERLRMREHVMNEVDSNKDRLVSLDEFLVATKKKEFLEPDSWETLEQNQAYTDEEMREFEEHLVQQEQDLNQKAVDLQKQREELERQQEQLNAQKMELQQAVEHMERLKTQKVEPPPEIQGNGVPELHGVDNELPPGYQALSQDHQPVPQDHQDTLQQVDHKEIAQTHDLSQQGLPHSPPHHDLPPGHVDVPQGQHAVP; encoded by the exons ATGTGTTGGAGTCAGGTCTTTGTGACCAGCTGCTGGCTGGTACTGGCGATCCAGCTGTTATGTCTAGAGGCAGTACCTATCAGCATGGACAAGACGAAGGTCAAGGAGCCAGAGCAAAAAGCTGAAGAACCCGCTGCGAGTGTG GACACTGGACTGCACTATGACCGCTACCTGAGGGAAGTCATCGATTTTCTGGAAAAAGATCAGCACTTCAGAGAGAAGCTCCACAACACAGACATGGAAGACATAAAG CAAGGGAAGCTGGCCAAAGAGTTGGACTTTGTCAGCCATCACGTCAGAACAAAACTGGACGAGCTGAAAAGGCAGGAGGTGAACCGACTGCGGACACTGATTAAAGCCAAGCAGGACCTGGAGGGGGGGAacg ATGTGGCTGTGGATCACCAGGCACTCCTGAAACAGTTCGAGTACCTAAACCACATGAACCCACACACATTTGAAGTTGAGGACCTGGACCGGCTCATCAAATCC GCCACTAATGACCTGGAGAACTACGACAAGGAGAGACATGAGGAGTTCAAGAGGTACGAGATGATGAAGGAGCACGACAGACGGGAACACCTGAAGACGCtagatgaggaggagaggaggagagaggaggagcatTACGAAGAGATGAAGAAGAAACACGCAGACCACCCGAAAGTCAACCACCCT GGTAGCCAGAATCAGCTGAAGGAGGTTTGGGAGGAAGCTGACGGTTTGGACCCTGAAGATTTTGACCCCAAGACATTCTTCAACCTGCACG ATACCAATGGAGATGGCTTCTTTGATGAACAGGAACTGGAAGCACTGTTTACCAAGGAG CTGGAGAAGATATATGACCCCACCAACGAAGAGGATGATATGgtagagatggaggaggagaggctgCGTATGAGAGAGCATGTTATGAATGAG GTGGATTCCAACAAGGACAGACTGGTCTCCTTAGACGAGTTCCTGGTCGCTACGAAGAAAAAGGAATTTCTCGAGCCAGACAGTTGGGAG ACCTTGGAGCAGAACCAGGCCTACACAGATGAGGAGATGAGGGAGTTTGAGGAGCACCTTGTCCAGCAAGAGCAGGATCTCAATCAGAAAGCAGTTGACctccagaaacagagagaggagctGGAGAGACAACAGGAACAGCTCAATGCACAGAAGATGGAGCTGCAGCAG GCAGTGGAACATATGGAACGGCTGAAAACGCAGAAAGTAGAACCTCCTCCGGAGATACAGG GAAATGGTGTTCCAGAGCTGCATGGTGTTGACAACGAGTTACCTCCTGGTTACCAAGCCCTCTCCCAGGACCATCAGCCGGTACCTCAAGACCATCAGGATACACTCCAGCAGGTGGACCACAAGGAAATTGCTCAGACTCATGACTTGTCCCAGCAGGGCCTCCCCCATTCTCCCCCACACCATGATCTGCCCCCAGGCCACGTAGACGTTCCTCAGGGCCAACATGCGGTACCGTAA